A single genomic interval of Oryctolagus cuniculus chromosome 19, mOryCun1.1, whole genome shotgun sequence harbors:
- the AHSP gene encoding alpha-hemoglobin-stabilizing protein, translated as MALLPTNKDLISMGLKEFNVLLNQQVFSDPLLSQEAMQTVLDDWVNLYVNYYRQQMTGEQQELDKALEELRLELNGLAKPFLNKYSVFLKSREHPDHQLPSS; from the exons ATGGCGCTTCTTCCGACCAATAAGGACCTCATTTCTATGGGCCTGAAGGAATTCAACGTTCTGCTGAATCAGCAG GTCTTCAGCGACCCTCTTCTATCCCAGGAGGCCATGCAGACCGTGCTGGATGACTGGGTGAACCTCTACGTCAACTACTACAGGCAGCAGATGACCGGGGAGCAGCAAGAGCTGGACAAGGCTCTGGAGGAGCTTCGGCTAGAGCTGaatggcctggccaaaccctTCCTGAACAAATACAGCGTCTTCCTGAAGTCCCGAGAGCACCCAGATCACCAGCTGCCTTCCTCCTAG